A portion of the Corallococcus silvisoli genome contains these proteins:
- a CDS encoding lmo0937 family membrane protein, whose product MYWTMGIILLVLWGMGLITGSTEGHWVHLLLVFSLIAFVLGVASLGRRRGLA is encoded by the coding sequence GTGTACTGGACCATGGGCATCATCTTGCTGGTGTTGTGGGGGATGGGGCTGATCACCGGCTCGACGGAGGGGCACTGGGTGCACCTGCTGCTGGTGTTCTCGCTCATCGCGTTCGTGCTGGGCGTCGCGTCGCTGGGGCGCAGGCGGGGGCTGGCGTGA